The window CCGATGCGTTGTTTTCTTTGCTTTTGACTTGTGACTCTGGCCTTCCCTTTTCTGCTGTACGAAGAAGGGTTTTAAAGCTGCTGCTGTCTCTGCTAGCTCTCGATCGACATTAAACTATGAGCTCCATTTTCTGACCAAGTATGGAGTGGAAAGAGAGAGTCTGCTGGTCTAATGGGCATACTGCTTAGCCAAGTGAGGCTCAGCATCACTCGAACGGGGCATAAAAGTACACTGCAAAAGCCGCACGCTCTTTATTATCCatttgtgttgtctttaagttgcATATGGATGGAAATTTTCTTTGGATCATCATGACTCTCATTCTGAAGCAACCATACCAGAAATTTTCCACCTCAGATATCATAGTTTAGCGTGACGGAAATGCGATACGTCTACATGTCAAGTTAGTGTTACTTACTttagtgtgcgtgtgtgtgtgttaatTGAATTTTCTTCCACAACTTAGAACATGTACGTAGTAAAGCTTGTTTAATTTCacaatattcatcttgcttgtgcaTCAAATTGCCTTTCAACTCAAGCTTACAACTTTCACTCCATTTTGCAATAATATTTGGTCAAGTGTTTTCAAATACGTATGCCAATTCGGTGGCATTTTCTGATGGCTTGGTTTTTAGCTTATGCCATAATTTCTTCGATAGGTAAAGATTGATGGAATAATTGATCGATTAACTTTCTTGAAATTTAAATTattcatcaaaatattttatttaaaattaatgataatacATTCATCAGATCTTTGTAATTTAATATCCTGATCCAAATAGTTGAACAGAAGGATGAGAAAGGTACTTTGAGTTTTAGTTCAAAGTACATATCTACTAAATGCTCGTACAGCATCGGCTCTTCTTTTCATCCAAGAAAAGAAAATGGAAGGGAAGGATTAGAAAGGTACAGTAAGTTTTAGTCTCGCAGCATTGTAGATTAAGTAAGAAAAGCAAAGCTACCCAATAGACGGTTTTCTCTTGTTGAGTGTTCAAAATTTATAGCCATGCTGGTTTGTGAATCTGCAGTCATTTACACCATGAATCTCTAATTTACTCTGCATGCTAAGGAATCAATGGATGCAAAGCTCGAGTAAGATTGGGTCAGCAAAGATCTACTTTTCTTCTAACGCATGGTCTTCACTGCAGGGTTTCTGGAATTTGCATCGATGCTAAGGCGGAGCTCTCTTGCATGTTCACTTTTACTGATTTCTTTTCAGTTCTGAAGAAACTTGAATTGATTCTAGTTTTGCATTGAATGCACATCAATAAGCTCACAGTTATTGCAGCTTCTACGATTGCACCATATATGAGACTCAGTATATGGGGAAATTACTGGCAGGTCTGCTCGACGTGGAGAGCcgcttccctttcggagctcctgtggcaagatctcACCCGTCGCGTCTGGACCAGTCGGGATCGCTCGCCCCCGTCGTGGCGCGATGAGTTCGTCCGCCTCCACCGCACTGCCGCCAACTTCCGTGCCCGTCGCTATGCCTACTCTCACCTGCTGCCATCGTCCCCTGTCGCCCTCTCCTGCCGCCGCCTTGCCCTCTCGGATGACCACCTCGCCGCCGGCTTCCTCAACGGTTCGGTTTGCCTGTTCGATCTCCCAGCTGGACAGCTGCTCGCCACCTACTGGGCCAACCCTCACCTCGACCGCCTCGGTCGCTTCTCCCGGGCCATCTCAGGCATCGTCCTCGCCGAACCCGACGAACGCCTCGCCTTCGCTTCCCAGGATGGAGACGTCCATGTGGTGAGACTCAGCATCGCTGGCTCCGTCCAACGGGCCCATGTCGGGAACCTTATGGAGGATGGAACGCTGGTCGACTTCACCGGAAACGGTCGGTGGTGGGTGGGCTTGTTCGCAGGCGTTCCCGGCCGGTCCTGGCGCGTCTGGGACGCCGCCACCGAGCAGCTGGTCTACGTGGGTGGCACCTTGACGGACCCCGACGCAGTCTTGGGATGGCACATGCTCATTGACTTGTCCAGTCCGTTGGTCGGCCGCGTGAGGATCGTGGAGCCAGGGTTTGCGGTCGGATTCACCGATTCAATCATGGAGGTCGTGGATCTCAATGACACTGGAGCAATGGTAATCCGGCTTGAGCTCCCGCACGGCGCAGTCGTGGACTCAGTGGACGCATGCGAGGACCGGGTGATCGTAGTGGACTCGCGGGGCCTGGCCATGGTGCACTGGGTGCCTGCACTGCAGGAGATATGCAGGTTTAGCACGTTGAGGAGGGCGGAGGACCAGCATGAGCTGGGGGAGATGAGCGTGTGCATGAACAGGAATTATGCAGTGGTGCACTCTGCCGATCGAATCCGGATGTGGGATGCGACGACCGGCGAGTACTTGTACAGCTTCAGGGAGCGGATAGGAGAGGCGGTCGTGGTGGCTGCCAGTGACCGCTACGTCGCCGCTTGGGCCACCGATACCGGGTTGCACTTGTGGGATTTTGGAGACATGTAAGTAGAAGAGAACAAGCGGTCGAGTGTCTACAGAAGTAGATAGAACTGGCTGTCGGTGATGGTTATGTTGTTTGCTTGGGATTGAGAGAccagatgatatgaatgcatgattgATTATTTCGCATATAAACAAGAAGAAGTTGCTGACGGATGCACGAGTGCAGGCGGAGGGTTAGCATTCGGAAGAAAAAACAGGGAAGGGGAAGCGAAGAAGGTTTGGTTTTATGTCATCGATGATTAGGGTTTTATGTCATCGATGATTAGGGTTTGGTTTTATGTAATCTTGATGATATCGGAACAAGGCTGCATATCCCCTTGCTTTTAGGTTCACATTGGATATGgataaaaacataaattaaaggtatattattattattatcttatgGTTAACAATTTTTGAACTAATGATTTAGAGTTTTTATTAAGTAAAATAGAACATAAATTAAAGAGTTTTTATTAAGTATTTTGAGTGAAGTATTACGGCAAAAGACACTTTCCCTCTCTATATCTTCACCTTAATCTTTTGTAATTATAATAGAATAATCAAACTCACATGGACTACAACTTCTGAATGATATGATCCAGTTTACATCTCTCGGGAGCAGTGATGTATCAACAGTAGCAATGACAGTAGTGTAATCCGGCGCGAACATTGCATTCTCCTCCCCTGCAGTCTGACATGCACCAAGTGTTGCAGGCGTCGTTGTCAGCGGCTCCCAAGCAATGCTCGGTACCATTCCATTTATGGTGATCCTTACAGCATAGATCCTGCGCAGTAGAATAATCTTGCATCCAATGCAAAAACCACATCAGTGTCTGCAAGTCTTGTATTCAATGtaacaaggaaaaaaaatacaGACTCAAAAGAATAACATCTTACTGGAAGCAGCGATCAGCAAACATAGGATGAGAAGGGAAGCCACTCCAGCACGAGACATGGTTGATTGTATGATGGTAATAATAATACGTTGCTTTGACTTAGCTCACTCCGAAAGAGATTATTTTGATGGTATTATGCTGTCTCGTTGGGTGCCATCTTATTTATGTTTCGTTTTGAGACTATTTACGTGAGGAAAATATTCAAACTGAATCCGTTTCGTATCTTCTTATTCCTTTGGTTATTTTGCATCTTCCCAATAAGAAAATTTGTGAATCCAATCGGGAGAAGAActtgttatttctataaaatCATGATTTGGTACGTCATCATGGAAAGTTTTTATTTATTCGTAaacatggtaaaaaaaaaaaaaagcgactAGATTCCATTTGAGGACTTTCCTTTTTGAAACAATTATTCCTTTCGGCTGTAATTTCATTTGTTCCTCGATGACAAGCTTTTTGGGTTGGAAATTCATATTCCATGTAAGTTTGTGTCACACTTAAGGTTagcaaattttgaaaaataataatgTAAAATTCAGAGAGCTTTAGGTAAATTAAGATACATGAGTCATATCCACGTCTTTGGTAATCATCATGAAATCTGCGAGAATAATTTTGTGAGATTATCGAATATTATTTGGATGTGAGAAGTCGCTTGAATCGTCGAACATTACGATTGGCCATGTTATGCTAACCATATCGGTCATTACTCCTATGTGTTGGGTTGACGAGGCATCTGAGCTAGTGGTGATATATCGTTCATCTAAGTCTAACATGAACGATACTTGTGTTCAAATTTGATATTGTCGAAGATAATGGACACTACATAATTGGATTCTAACTATATCGGGATATGAGATGTTTTATGGTCAGATTTGATTGTGTTGGATATATATGACACTTTATGATTGGATTCAATTACATTAGAGATTAAAGATGATTCATGACTAGATTCGATCGCATCGGAGGATGGAGGATACATGCCTCACCAATTAGGCTATGTCACCTCACCAAGCAGCTAGCTGATGTGCTACTAGTCGACCATGCTAGTGTGCTGTATTCTGTTTGTCaaatgataagatatattttgggtTCAAGACACGTCACAACCGATGCCATGCCACGCTACAGCTGAGTCAGCAATGGGAGCACCCCCACGCGCCGATTGACATTTTACTTGAATGCTAATCTTTGCTTCGTCTCATTGAAGCATTTAGGCTTGGGCTATTTTATAGAGAGATTTGGTAACCATCAAGATTAAGTAGAGTTAATCCAcaataataaattttcaaaaccaaATCTTCCATTCCATTGGGCATTACGATTGGCATTGCTGTGTTTGACTTACGAGGTGTTCAAACAAGTGTCAAGCTAAACGATCCCATTATCGTATATCAGAAACTTGGGTTTAGGCCTTTGCGATTAATGGTTAAGTCTCCGTTTATGTTCTCATCAAACCCTTAATCGGGAAAGATTTGTCTGTAAAGATTTAATGAATAATAAtatgttttaatatttttcataataaGTTAATGGGTCAGTTATTATATCAAGTGAGATGATGTTATTTACCTTTAATCTTATTGTCCTATTTAATTCCTCAACTTATTCTTTTGAAATTAGAATAGATGAAGTATCAACTATTTGTTCAAATAAGAATCATGTCATTTGTTTCCTAAAATACTTCTTTCTTTTAAAATTCAAGATCGAAGTTTGGGTACATGGACTATCTCATACTTGTTCATGCCGTGATGCACTAATAGTAGTATTATAGTGGATCTGAAGTGGCTGATATATTAGCATCACATATAGCAAGCGTGTCATCATCTTAGTCACTCACTAGTATCATGCACTAACTAGCAATGATCTTATTTCTATGTAAACGCATCATCGATTGACATATGTTGAATCATAAATTTTTGTTAATAGTATAACTAATTGATAAACGATTTAATATTTGATGAACGGATGGTGTAATGGCCGAGAATCAAGTGGACATAGATTGTTAATGGACCATTGGCTAGGGATAGTAGCTTCTCTGTAAGAAATATTTATGCAAAGGAGTCACAATTAAAAAGGTTATGCTTGAAAGCCTATTGTATTTAAAAAAGTAGAAATCGAGCACCTCCATTAAAGCACAATGATGTATGAGTCAAAATGGATTGTAATAGAGAGCTCGACAAATATATTATACTACGATGCCTTCCTAAAATTAGTGTGTTGAGAAAGAATTTTAGTTTGTGATTCACAAGTGTCCTCGAGGGATGACGTTGAGATTCCCATGACTATATGATGGATAATTCAGAGTACTAAATATAATGGGGAGATGATGATGCGCTGATGATAGGTAGCGAAGGGAAGAAGTATGTGGTTGTCGTGGCACGTGTGTCGCATAGCCACGATATGAAAAGTTGAGCTATTTATCATTCACACCCTGTCGTGATTAAATTATTGAaggataatttatttattttatcacttACTGGTTTTTATCGAATAATATCTTTctatttaaaatttaatcaagTACACCttgcaataaataaataaataaataaataaatgtcatTGTTCTTTCAAGTTTGTTGGGTGAGTTATGTCAAATGGAATGAGTAAATTGGATCAAATTGGATCAGGATCTTTCATTTGTCGTTTTGTGGCTCATTTATTCTCgcttatttattattattcttcttttttataattatatatttttttttctatcatcgtcttttgttttctttttttcttttccgatCGAGGAGTAAAAGGAGGAAGATGAAGATGGATACGATGGAAGGAGGAAACGAAGAAGAAAATATATGAAGAAGAAAAGTACaatatgaggaggaggaggaaagggagtaagaagaaaaaaaaagcccGACTGACTTTTACGTTAAATTCAACCGAATTATTAatgattcaaatttttttttaaaaatgatggATGTAGGAGGGTaaaatgaatatatattttttaaaaaagtaaTTTTTTGAGGATAAAACGCCAATTAATGAGCCTATAAGTCTCAATCTTGATGCTATCGGAACAAGGCCGCGTGTGTCGTTGCTTTTACGTTCACATCGGATATCgataaaaacataaattaaaagtaTACATTTATTACCTTATAATTAAGCATTTTGAGCTAATGGTTTAGAGTTTTTATTAAGTTAAGGAGAACATAAATTAAAGAGTTTTTATTAAGTATTTTGAGCAAAGCATTATGGCAAAAGACACGTCAAACTCTTTTTCCCTCTCTAAAATTCAACCACGATAATTTATTCCTTGTTTTTATTCATAATAATCAAACACACATGAATCATAACTTGTGAATCATATGATCTTATATAAGTAGCAATTTAGTGCATTGTTTTAGACTTGTTAGAAGTTGACGTTCGAGTCGTACGTGGCCCCTGGTCTCCAACCCGCGGGGATGACGTTGGTGGCAACGATGGTCTTGCTCGACACGGCGGAGGTCAGCCGGATCGAAGCTGGACCAGGCACTGGCGCGTTCAGCTTCCAAAGGGCGCCCCACGAATTCTGCATGGGCGTCCACGAGCTCCCCTGCCCCACTTCGACGGCCGAGATCTCGCCGTCCCCATTTACGAACTCGGGGAGCACGGCCAAGTAGTTTGAGTTGGATCCGTCGTCCACCCTGAAGGCGACGTGAAAGCCCGGGTAGCTGCAGGGCACTCTACGAAGCCACAGGAGAGTATGTTAGGATAAGGGTGTTCGAGTGGCAGTTGAGTTCCGGGTTGGGGTTGTCACCTGGCGTATTGTATTTGAATGGAGCCCACGCTGCGAAGCGCATCGGCTTGGCCAGGCTTCGCCATGGCCCCGAAGGCAGCCCCGCTGAGGTCAAAATGGACGGCGTCGGAAGCACACGGGCCGCCGGGGCACTGGTCCGTGATGACCACGGTCACCGGACTCCCGGAGCATGCAGGGTTCGCCGTGCACGCAACCTGATCCGATCAGTTCCATCATCAATCTGTCTCCCAGCATTATCTACGTTGCAAATGAGACAATCTAGCTAGCTGGCTAAGGCGTGTATACCTGATAGCAAGCACCACATCCCTTGCCTGATTTGTACAGCGAAGTACCACCTGCTGCTATCTTGGAATCGAACGGAGCCTTGGCAACCCCATCACCATATCCGCATGCGCCACCTGTATATATTATACACATACATGCTGATCCACTATTTCACGTATGCTCTCATGCATACTTCAGAACGTAACGCAGGAACATTGTAGACATTACCAGTACTTCCAGGGCCTTCGGCGGCCCCGTACCAGGTGGCTACAGCCGGCGACATGGCCAAGTCAGTGTCGGACGAGTTCATGCGGTTGTAGCAAGCGCAGGGGCGGAGCAGGGAAAGGAAACCAACgaaaacaagaagagaagagagacgACGAAAGGAGGAGGCCATGGCTGCAAAGACTTCCATTGCCTGAATCTAACTTTTCCTACGGTGTCTTATAAAGAGACTATTTTGATGGTATTATGCTGTCTCGTTGGTGCCATCCTATTTATATTTAACTTTGAGAATATTTACACAAGGAAAATATTCAAACTGAATCCGTTTGGTATTGCTTATTGCTTTGGTTATTTTGTCTCAAAATTTGTGAATCCAGTAGGTAGACGAATTTGATATTTCTATAaaatcatgatttggaaatttttatttatttatttgaaaacaCGGTAAAAAATAAAAGCGACTGTCTTTCATTTGAGGACTTTCCTTTTGAAGCATTTCTTCCTTTTCCTATCGATTGGGATTTCATTTCTTTCTCTACGACAAACTAATAATAAAATTACTAATAAAAGCATTTCTTCCGCTATTTGAGACAAAAATTCATATTCCAAAAGTAAGCTTGTCTCACGCTTAGgttagtaattttttttaaaaaaattaataaaaaattcagAGAGTTTACATAACTCTACGTAAATTAAAATACTTGAGTCCTATCAATGACTTTGGTAATTGTCATGAAATCTACGAGAATAGTTTCATAGGATTATCGAATATTACCTGGATACGAGAAGTCGCTTAAATCGTCGAGCATTACGATTGGCCACATTATGCTAACCACTGCTTGTACATCATTCATCTAGGTCTAACATGAAGGACACTTTATGTTCAAATTCGATCTCATCACAGATAATGGATACTTCATGATTGGATTAAACTAATAGCAACTAAGATTTCCCGTGATAGCaactaagattttcctaactacatGAGAATATATTGTTGCTCAGTTGAGGAAAATcgtttctcctaatttgtataaatagggagcACCATATTAAACACAAAGATatcttcttcatttcattcttaacATGATATCAGAGCCATTCTTGCCTTAGCAAGATTTCCTTGGCGACAGCAACTCTGATCTTGCAGCGATCGCTGCTGTTACGATACCCTCTCTCTTTCTCACTGTCTGACGTCACCCCGCTACCAGTTTTCTCCTCCCTACGTCGGACGTTGAACAAGCATCATAAGTTTGCacgttaacttgatgggaacttaCCTTCGCACCCAGCACCTGGTGAGTAGCTATTTGtgtacttgcaactgttcgttttaCCTTCTAAAATTATtgttttctcctttctctcttgcactcaaggtactcgttaaattgcttataaagctttccTCTtcatgagacgtcgggacttgttcgtcgctcattttcaatctaatcaacattCTGTTTTACAGATCTTttgggacctgtacgaggttgcaactaggctgactctttgcggacgcatatgttgCAAGGGCACtttatgacttaggcaatcctagctaagtccaAGGAGTTGGCGcatgggtgcttcacgacttaggcagatccaactaagtccgtgactttgctgcaagggtgcctcgcgacttagacaattccagctaagttcgtgacattggGGTatcaagcactaccggtatccaatacccatgtgttattataagagtgacaaatggagaccgatcatgaatgtacctgaagcttctccaagcttctgtttcaccctctctacaaggtactctttgtagttcatcttccagtgcccatctttaccagagtggaagcactggcctttgtccgttGCCGTGtcatttttagcaacctttgctttacctggtctgcccttgcccttcttaagggacttttctcctttccttttttttatggtctccctagtgtagagaactggcttctccttttttatggtgctctctgcctccctcaacatattgaggagctttaggagagttacctcaagcttattcattttaaaattcattatgaactatgaaaaggaatctgatagggactgaagcacaatgtccacacataagttatcctctagaatcattcctagacctgtgagtttctctatcaactcaatcatttttaggacattgttctgaaccgatgtccccttagtcatccttgcgtgaaagagactcttggatatctcatatcgctgagtccttccttattcctcaaacaatttgcggacatgtaggagaatagatctgacatccatcttttcatgttgtctctgtaactcaggagtcatagagcccaacatgtaacactgagcaagagtggaatcatcaatgtacttcacgtaacgagtgatcacatcctcacttgccccttcctcgggcgtaggcatcactgtatcaaggacgtacacgattttctccctcgtgagaataattctcaagttccaGAGCCAAtcagtataatttggaccagtgaggcggttgacatcaagtatgccaaataagggatttgaaagtgacattttctaaaaataaagatgtagtagaaataaataacatgcagattttacaaaaaataaacaatcaaaatattgacttctatcttaatatgctctcactattttactagtgagtcgcgacacccttagcacgtgaaacggaagtctccgatagacttctaatAGGGATTATATTatgactcgggcctgatgggctaactggcctatatcaacttcgtttggtctaaaccactgaccaaaatgcttaagctaaagttgatagtagtacactcatcagacccttataagtcgggtgttacaatcacccctaCTCAAagacttgacgtcctcgtcaagccccaacataacccagatcaaaccctagcatagtgaatGTGAGGCGTAGCCACCAAATATTatgactcgggcctgatgggctaactggcctatcaacttcgtttggtctaaaccactgaccaaaatgcttaagctgaagttgatagtagtacactcatcagacccttataagtcattcttaatcctgcccactttcgatgtgggactaatcaggggtgttacagatTAAGatacaatcagcgtcttagtgtaacctcgagggacttgaccaatcacactaagcccaaaacgtatgcaactcttgtcgatcatagcTCTTTATGATTCACGCCTTGTTTGGCCTCCAAATCACTAtgatctcgagagactcgaccaaccatgatgttcggttaagtcaacaccatcgttacaagatgagtctaatttgatgatatactctcgagggactcgaccaagtataccatgtcctcaggtcatcggtgacatctctatatcgtaggcaagatagcgaatcgcgatatatgtGAGCCTCGTGGGACTCGAccgactcaacctacaccgggaattggtccctacctataacgatggaaggtcacgtgggtcaatctaatgacCTTACGTTTACcaatttaatattatcgatagaggggtttctatgatttggtctcctaatataacatgtcacacatatacatatttaatatatatatatatatatatatatatatatatatatatatatatatatatatatatatatatatatatatatatatatatatatatatatctatatcgcatgcaaatatatatacatatctaataggtgtataagcaattacaccagataatcatgtaccacagcctaatgtgatcaggcccaagccagtgggcctaatcactcacatcaagatctatgtgtgcggcggtgcatctccatatcctatgattgtccatctcgtcctcgttagcTTTGTggatatctcgatgcatctccatgcatcgcgattgtccgtctcatgggtcccgttatcgcttccacgctctcaCTGCGCCTCATCGTGTGATTACATACATCATAAGCACGCAGGCGAGAAATAAAAATAgaggctcgcaagccccaataataataatcacaagtacatacatcacacgTTCATGATCATATGTCTACTTTTGATACAttacatatataaatcatcatcatatatgactactagataataaaaataataataatcaattaaaatttttaattaattaatattttttgaaatcagagacatataaggaattttctaaattccgaggggtatttttcgtaatttggacagagGACAGAACTGAAATTTTTGAAATTTCAAGGGGCAAAACTGTATTTTGCCCTAAGATGCCCTAATGCCCTCTACCCTGCTGCTatcgccgccgtcgccaccccgCCGGCGGCGACCTGTGAGGCGGGGGGGCGTTGCCCTCGCCGCCCGCAGGcgatgctgcccctgcaggtggacgcccccgcgggcgccgtcgCCTCGGCGgacggttctgcccgcggggcagctcccgcaggcggtgttggcccgccgggcggccgccaatgcgaggggttt of the Musa acuminata AAA Group cultivar baxijiao chromosome BXJ3-2, Cavendish_Baxijiao_AAA, whole genome shotgun sequence genome contains:
- the LOC103976274 gene encoding transcriptional regulator STERILE APETALA-like gives rise to the protein MSTSPPSLLGGGGSEGEVGEEAVSLGSRRTGDTSLSLPRPADVVWPEHFVEAVATQVAVDAASSAGPLAAAPAVVAVFQVCSTWRAASLSELLWQDLTRRVWTSRDRSPPSWRDEFVRLHRTAANFRARRYAYSHLLPSSPVALSCRRLALSDDHLAAGFLNGSVCLFDLPAGQLLATYWANPHLDRLGRFSRAISGIVLAEPDERLAFASQDGDVHVVRLSIAGSVQRAHVGNLMEDGTLVDFTGNGRWWVGLFAGVPGRSWRVWDAATEQLVYVGGTLTDPDAVLGWHMLIDLSSPLVGRVRIVEPGFAVGFTDSIMEVVDLNDTGAMVIRLELPHGAVVDSVDACEDRVIVVDSRGLAMVHWVPALQEICRFSTLRRAEDQHELGEMSVCMNRNYAVVHSADRIRMWDATTGEYLYSFRERIGEAVVVAASDRYVAAWATDTGLHLWDFGDM
- the LOC135631588 gene encoding expansin-B15-like, which produces MEVFAAMASSFRRLSSLLVFVGFLSLLRPCACYNRMNSSDTDLAMSPAVATWYGAAEGPGSTGGACGYGDGVAKAPFDSKIAAGGTSLYKSGKGCGACYQVACTANPACSGSPVTVVITDQCPGGPCASDAVHFDLSGAAFGAMAKPGQADALRSVGSIQIQYARVPCSYPGFHVAFRVDDGSNSNYLAVLPEFVNGDGEISAVEVGQGSSWTPMQNSWGALWKLNAPVPGPASIRLTSAVSSKTIVATNVIPAGWRPGATYDSNVNF